The Kluyveromyces lactis strain NRRL Y-1140 chromosome D complete sequence genome has a window encoding:
- the NPR2 gene encoding nitrogen permease regulating protein NPR2 (similar to uniprot|P39923 Saccharomyces cerevisiae YEL062W NPR2 Regulator of nitrogen permeases transcription is induced in response to proline and urea contains two PEST sequences), whose protein sequence is MTSTFDGFVPIHTVFYTLFHPTEGSKVRFQFPPNSLENGKIDFDTIKNYIIPKPQLCNKLLTFKYGEYRIVCYPVNVNARYYARNSFNFNFVFVFPYDCATSPYEPAIARLGKMFKVLEEQSQILSKSEQNPVYFQLKSNDSNAADQSTEMGSITISEHTDIKSTGDDGEKYLEIIKELAKNQKSLIIEDLLMKLFLDLNNYSECLIPIDEGNSIDIKLFPVRTPPSSNISVEDVPIAVVNLSDIIDVNWDPTMVKIVPYINGINSVAQIAVSARSDVELVQECIKHLMYYNCVILSDIFQFSNIYAPTSEIHNFLTNPAVAKACQLFVQGDSLKQSLLPFEGRPNNIYPTGRKQASTSTVHSRRRDSNDTATTGSTSSVRDTHRNYLSSSSTSSYFRAHASENTSLATGENQMKRILPTRSCLFDLYKSLSQGKTVKDWYKQNFEIIRDNRIDVRKLIMFGITRRLIYRVNSYPIVKNVGTWDILKSLVSKEPKTHYGSGSSKNIFSAADIKVVDTKEEGNQSDKLDAADELLKSLYQKLSLKQDVPNTMSKFARYYDDSPSNNAFTESTSRKSSSGSHQKVSFDFGTAGQQKTVTEVPDLGDGEKVEVWKKKKEEELILLESLSNAETFDKVCTKLKKSRHEVELLLKDLGHYNIVNS, encoded by the coding sequence ATGACCAGCACATTCGATGGGTTTGTACCCATACACACTGTGTTCTATACGCTTTTTCATCCAACAGAGGGGTCGAAGGTACGGTTTCAGTTCCCTCCTAACAGTTTAGAGAATGGAAAGATCGATTTTGATACTATAAAGAACTACATCATTCCGAAGCCGCAGCTCTGTAACAAGCTTCTAACCTTCAAATACGGGGAATACAGAATAGTTTGCTACCCGGTTAACGTTAATGCCAGGTACTACGCCAGAAATTCGTTCAATTTTAATtttgttttcgttttcCCTTATGATTGCGCAACTTCACCATACGAGCCAGCTATAGCTAGATTGGGAAAGATGTTCAAAGTCTTAGAAGAACAATCGCAAATACTTTCCAAATCTGAGCAGAACCCAGTgtattttcaattgaagtCAAACGATTCTAATGCTGCTGATCAGTCTACAGAGATGGGATCTATAACAATATCAGAACATACCGATATTAAATCGACAGGGGACGATGGGGAGAAATATTTAGAAATCATAAAAGAACTAGctaaaaaccaaaagaGTTTGatcattgaagatcttttgatgaagttgtttcttgatttgaacaattaTTCCGAGTGTTTGATCCCAATCGATGAAGGAAATTCTATTGACATTAAACTCTTTCCCGTTAGAACTCCTCCAAGTTCGAACATCTCGGTAGAAGACGTACCGATAGCTGTAGTAAACCTCTCTGATATAATAGATGTGAATTGGGATCCAACGATGGTCAAAATTGTACCGTATATCAATGGAATTAATAGCGTAGCTCAAATTGCAGTCAGTGCTCGAAGTGATGTTGAATTAGTTCAAGAATGCATTAAACATTTGATGTACTACAACTGTGTTATTCTCTCcgatatttttcaatttagCAACATTTATGCTCCCACTAGTGAGATTCATAACTTCTTAACGAATCCGGCTGTAGCCAAAGCCTGTCAACTTTTTGTTCAGGGTGATAGTCTAAAGCAAAGTCTATTACCATTCGAAGGTAGGCCTAATAATATATATCCAACTGGAAGAAAACAAGCTTCAACAAGTACTGTTCATTCAAGGAGACGTGATTCGAATGATACTGCTACTACCGGTTCCACTAGCTCTGTTAGGGATACACACAGAAACTACTTATCTTCGTCGTCCACTTCGTCGTATTTCAGGGCCCATGCTTCAGAGAACACTAGTCTTGCAACTGGAGAGaatcaaatgaaaagaatactgCCAACCAGAAGTTGTTTATTCGATCTTTATAAATCATTGTCACAGGGTAAAACAGTCAAAGATTGGTACAAGCAAAACTTCGAAATAATTAGGGATAATCGAATTGATGTCAGAAAATTGATAATGTTTGGAATAACTAGACGGCTAATCTATCGTGTAAACTCATACCCTATAGTGAAAAATGTTGGTACTTGGGATATATTGAAGTCTCTAGTTTCCAAGGAACCGAAGACTCACTATGGCTCAGGCAGCTCAAAGAATATTTTTTCTGCTGCAGATATTAAGGTTGTTGATACTAAAGAGGAAGGGAACCAATCTGATAAATTGGATGCTGCTGATGAGCTATTAAAAAGCCTTTATCAAAAGCTTTCACTCAAACAGGATGTTCCGAATACTATGAGCAAATTTGCCCGATACTACGACGACAGTCCCAGTAACAATGCCTTTACGGAGTCTACCTCCAGAAAATCTAGCTCTGGTTCCCACCAGAAAgtatcttttgattttggaacTGCCGGCCAGCAGAAAACTGTCACTGAGGTTCCAGATTTGGGAGATGGTGAAAAGGTAGAGgtatggaaaaaaaaaaaagaggaagaacTCATCTTGTTAGAATCGTTGAGTAACGCAGAGACCTTTGACAAAGTTTGCACAAAACTCAAAAAAAGTAGACATGAAGTTGAACTTCTTTTAAAAGACCTCGGTCACTATAATATTGTGAATAGCTGA
- the DNL4 gene encoding DNA ligase (ATP) DNL4 (similar to uniprot|Q08387 Saccharomyces cerevisiae YOR005C DNL4 DNA ligase required for nonhomologous end-joining (NHEJ) forms stable heterodimer with required cofactor Lif1p catalyzes DNA ligation as part of a complex with Lif1p and Nej1p involved in meiosis not essential for vegetative growth): MNDCENFSPSPEFKWLCDELLGKIYETSSKKHLIGKPVTVRYLEIITNFIKLWRSTVGNYIYPALRLIVPFRDRRIYNVKENTLIKALCRYLRLPKSSETENRLLRWKQRAARGVKLSDFCVEEIRKRQKDYEGANRITIDELNGYLDEVSQEGNGKRMGYMALTDSRAFNYCLNHMTFMEMKFFFDIILKTRVLSGLENMFLTAWHPDATDYLSVVSDLDVLSQRLYNPNERLRQTDLSITISHAFEPQLAKRTHLSYERVASKLQHDFIIEEKMDGERLQIHYINYGEQIKYLSRRGVDFSYLYGENSSSGPISPSLKLHFNVKDCILDGEMITYDTEKDIVLPFGLVKSSAMNQIQSELAGIAPTESYKPLFVAFDLVYLNGKSLTNLALERRKDYLTKILTPVERSVEIIQYMKAINAEAIKDSLEQAISMGSEGIVLKHLHSKYFVGSRNTDWIKIKPEYLEQFGENMDLLIIGREQGKKDSFFCGLSISDPNEVAEKPRFISFCTIANGLSNEEFKDIERKTWGKWHIFSEDPPSPNLLGFGTKVPYEWIHPEDSVVLEVKARAIDTKESEKRKYRSGCTLHFGYCKQIRYDKDWKTVASFSEFEDMKDARNFYNKRKSHQVTDGKKRASKRAKIGIVNSSEPTALVAPVSNTFSNCRFRVISDYFDSTKRRRISQEDLCSVILEHGGEIVYTSDENNLPQDNLYIIGEKLTRECKILLNAKNLIIRPSWIFSCIEEGYKTPFTESDIFRGELESSMDCSQFYTDFNTASLNHLLETANRGIKNPDSDLLLPEVPLFLFSNLKLAVLNSENVLDTSILEVEFAIKCHGGELVHIENASIIIVFNDFISREDLFSLRQKIASKAVKESTESTPRIPRMVDISWALDSIKDNYIAETEHYQCL; encoded by the coding sequence ATGAATGATTGTGAAAACTTCTCACCCTCGCCAGAGTTCAAGTGGCTCTGCGATGAGTTGCTTGGAAAGATATACGAAACCTCAAGCAAGAAGCATCTTATTGGAAAACCGGTTACCGTAAGATACTTAGAGATCATAACAAATTTCATCAAGCTATGGAGAAGCACCGTCGGAAATTATATATACCCTGCGTTACGTCTAATAGTACCGTTCAGAGATCGACGAATTTACAACGTGAAGGAGAATACGTTGATTAAAGCGTTGTGCCGTTATTTAAGGTTGCCAAAAAGctcagaaacagaaaacaGGTTGCTTCGATGGAAACAACGGGCTGCTAGAGGAGTCAAACTATCAGATTTCTGCGTAGAGGAGATCCGAAAGCGCCAAAAGGACTATGAAGGTGCCAACAGGATAACAATCGACGAATTGAATGGTTACTTGGATGAGGTTTCACAAGAAGGAAATGGAAAACGAATGGGATATATGGCACTCACTGATTCTAGAGCATTCAATTACTGTCTAAACCATATGACTTTCATGGAGATgaagttcttttttgatattataCTCAAGACCAGAGTCCTCTCGGGTTTGGAGAATATGTTTCTAACTGCCTGGCACCCTGATGCAACAGATTATTTGAGCGTTGTTTCTGATCTAGATGTTTTGAGCCAACGACTATATAACCCCAACGAAAGGTTGCGACAAACGGATTTATCAATCACTATTTCCCATGCCTTTGAACCTCAACTGGCTAAGAGGACCCATCTATCATATGAACGCGTTGCCTCGAAATTGCAACATGACTTTATTATTGAAGAGAAGATGGATGGCGAAAGGCTTCAAATCCATTACATAAACTATGGAGAGCAGATAAAATACTTAAGTCGGAGAGGTGTTGATTTTTCTTATCTTTATGGTGAAAACAGCTCTAGCGGCCCTATTTCCCCGTCCTTAAAGCTACATTTTAATGTGAAGGATTGCATTCTTGACGGAGAAATGATCACTTACGACACGGAAAAGGATATCGTTTTACCATTCGGTCTAGTTAAATCAAGTGCAATGAATCAGATACAATCTGAACTTGCTGGAATTGCCCCTACAGAATCTTACAAACCATTGTTCGTTGCTTTCGATTTGGTATATCTTAATGGAAAATCTTTGACAAATCTTGCGTTAGAGCGTCGAAAGGACTATTTGACAAAAATTCTCACACCGGTAGAACGCAGTGTCGAGATAATTCAGTACATGAAAGCAATTAATGCAGAAGCCATCAAGGATTCTCTTGAACAAGCAATTTCCATGGGGTCAGAAGGGATTGTACTGAAGCATCTACATTCGAAGTACTTTGTTGGAAGTAGGAATACAGACTGGATCAAGATCAAGCCTGAGTATCTAGAACAGTTTGGGGAAAATATGGATTTATTAATCATCGGTAGAGAacaaggaaagaaagactCCTTCTTTTGCGGGCTTTCGATAAGTGATCCTAATGAAGTTGCTGAAAAGCCTCGATTTATTTCCTTCTGCACAATTGCCAATGGTCTAtcaaatgaagaatttaAGGATATCGAAAGGAAAACTTGGGGAAAATGGCATATCTTTTCAGAAGATCCTCCTAGTCCGAACTTGTTAGGGTTTGGAACTAAAGTGCCTTACGAATGGATCCATCCTGAGGACTCTGTTGTATTGGAGGTGAAAGCGAGAGCTATTGACACCAAAGAGTCCGAGAAGAGGAAATACAGATCTGGGTGTACTTTACATTTTGGTTACTGCAAGCAAATACGATATGACAAAGATTGGAAAACTGTCGCCTCATTTTCTGAGTTTGAAGATATGAAAGACGCTAGAAACTTTTATAACAAGAGAAAATCACATCAAGTGACAGATGGTAAAAAGAGAGCTTCTAAAAGGGCTAAGATTGGCATAGTAAACTCATCCGAACCGACAGCATTGGTTGCTCCGGTCTCTAATACATTTTCTAATTGCAGATTCAGGGTCATTTCTGATTACTTTGATTCAACTAAAAGGAGACGTATCAGTCAGGAGGATTTATGCTCTGTAATACTAGAACATGGCGGAGAAATTGTTTACACTTCTGATGAGAATAATCTACCGCAGGATAATTTATACATTATTGGAGAGAAACTCACAAGAGAATGCAAGATACTTTTGAATGccaagaatttgataattaGGCCTTCCTGGATATTTTCTTgcattgaagaaggataCAAGACACCATTTACCGAGTCAGATATTTTCCGAGGTGAGTTGGAATCGTCCATGGATTGTTCTCAGTTTTACACGGACTTTAATACTGCTTCTTTAAATCACCTTTTAGAGACTGCCAACCGAGGTATCAAGAATCCTGATTCTGATCTATTGTTGCCGGAAGTCCCgttatttcttttctccaATTTAAAACTTGCAGTTCTCAATAGTGAAAATGTGCTAGATACATCCATTTTAGAGGTAGAGTTTGCTATTAAATGCCACGGTGGAGAATTAGTGCACATCGAAAACGCCAGTatcattattgttttcaacgATTTTATTTCGAGGGAAGATCTTTTCTCGCTAAGACAGAAGATAGCATCGAAAGCTGTTAAAGAATCTACTGAAAGTACCCCAAGAATACCGAGAATGGTAGATATTTCTTGGGCTCTTGACTCTATTAAGGACAATTATATTGCTGAAACCGAACATTATCAATGTTTATAA
- the TSR3 gene encoding ribosome biogenesis protein TSR3 (similar to uniprot|Q12094 Saccharomyces cerevisiae YOR006C Hypothetical ORF): MGKGKNKESSTRPRSQKGSNGHSSRLNHKRMEMKHVDSTTSKFPVKLAMWDFDHCDPKRCSGKKLERLGLIKSLRVGQKFQGVVVSPNGKTVVCPDDKALVEENGASVVECSWARLDEVPFNKIGGKNERLLPYLVAANQVNYGRPWRLNCVEALAACFAIVGRTDLAADLLSNFSWGPAFLELNKELLDIYQQCTDHDSVKAAEEKWLQKIEQEAIERKQQAKTEDIWMIGNVNRASRDLPGSSGEEEEEDYLNGDSLIDVRDIKYDSLGNVISYNDEEEDEEGEGEVSEHELANEDIGISCELSSLSLQDTV; this comes from the coding sequence ATGGGGAAGGGTAAGAACAAGGAGAGTAGCACGAGACCCAGATCTCAGAAAGGTTCTAACGGACACAGTTCCCGTCTGAATCATAAACGGATGGAGATGAAGCATGTAGATTCCACTACAAGCAAGTTTCCTGTGAAGCTCGCAATGTGGGATTTTGACCACTGTGATCCCAAGAGATGCAGTGGTAAGAAATTAGAGAGACTTGGTCTTATAAAATCGTTGCGAGTTGGTCAAAAGTTCCAAGGTGTTGTCGTTTCACCGAATGGTAAGACAGTTGTTTGTCCTGACGATAAGGCTCTTGTGGAGGAGAACGGTGCTTCTGTCGTAGAATGTTCATGGGCAAGATTAGATGAGGTACCGTTCAACAAGATTGGAGGGAAAAACGAGAGACTCTTGCCGTATTTAGTTGCTGCGAACCAGGTTAACTACGGTAGACCGTGGAGATTAAACTGTGTTGAAGCCCTGGCTGCATGTTTTGCGATTGTTGGGAGAACAGACTTAGCAGCAGATTTGCTCTCGAACTTCTCATGGGGTCCAGCATTTCTAGAGCTAAATAAAGAGCTACTTGATATCTATCAACAATGTACGGACCATGATTCCGTAAAGGCAGCTGAAGAGAAATGGCTACAAAAGATTGAACAGGAGGCTATAGAGCGGAAGCAGCAGGCTAAGACAGAAGATATCTGGATGATTGGTAACGTAAATAGAGCTTCCAGAGATTTACCGGGGTCCagtggagaagaagaagaagaagactaTTTAAATGGAGATTCATTGATAGATGTTCGAGACATCAAGTATGATTCATTAGGTAATGTGATCTCGTATAACGACGAAGAGGAAGACGAAGAGGGCGAAGGGGAAGTCTCAGAACATGAACTGGCCAACGAAGATATTGGTATCTCTTGTGAGCTTTCCTCGTTATCACTTCAAGATACTGTATAA
- a CDS encoding uncharacterized protein (some similarities with uniprot|Q04257 Saccharomyces cerevisiae YML002W and some similarities with uniprot|Q04257 Saccharomyces cerevisiae YML003W Hypothetical ORF) has translation MPYHLPVLLNPLLNAIFNCPSPKTSSLKQMFSRLDDERFFILVPSTETLLQFQDLESGLELAELCYHYDFVASHIVVIKDPTKDVPDQRSIYNTDFTTLNGRKLSIRYRNSTIVTGDGFTERRKITIKEINLLPTFNDYLKGSNYTPILHISMPLCGDLVPLDELQVFSKVAGNKYSKQEQAPLPFDEEQKKVLYFEQRIQSISDVAERVALTFHLTKARIKKAISVIGIRTEWLNTRDSIRQIISLDKRLNHLEDLDAMIYDYVELKLFTDIQQQLSEIVEDQELEHRFDFKALRSISLNQVPTNFYPKDEKSFSLASVVELEKSVNDALEYLKSIDLKTTHSGKLEVLSTTMRLLSREINGISTDADTLLSLFVLLICRSQVTGLVRTLTYLTNFEISETSIKFGLQGYVLSTFEAALSFFHQDTVDSLTKKCASNKKIWASIQKHSKVEAELLSSNLRIRTDSGESLLSICIQSHNNEVLTTLLANFESEFPLEDILDDRDFALSTLLIQALQVQNSQAAAILSEIILKSCTESEVRSYLNSPNLHNRITAHYIMQDISLLESVGRYFNWEHKDINGHTPLFAVFRSYDAVNYDEIVTKVLDQVVKWYANNNKPFNFKIHEDPKGNTLLHVMKSGIESLLKLPDVNVNKPDSKGLTPLMIYSRYNRITNIETIMKDERLLCDLVQQPLVMTSLDFTKNPKVTKTILDATFNREPVVIHSLRFEERKWKIGIFSEGIFKKYSLDLIQYYLRYLKIMYPCSFHPVQLLTNELRLLGIYGVPGVLRLQSYHTFKKLDMLFSYVNTRGKLWLGKDEEELKVLLDVPTPYLSESERFIKLEPEEINGIQTFLKYNLAEFQKLRNCLIILKKLAIVQQIKHRDVITMRNSFLSLGNQMSQKGVAKSFENTNCAWSYDLSYYEFTRNLEYLEHSVVTLLNNFESLLAKTTLWWKHFGELMELKKEWKKNFPNDKAPPSSANRNFIDTYIEGKRSKFRNKLSNQLKMSSLNLKKIGGEIKTTHESIAVGINLFIEFKEQFYHDHIVKSIVDQRIRENKQIMQQLIDTMKGHV, from the coding sequence ATGCCATATCATCTCCCTGTTCTTCTGAACCCTTTACTCAATGCTATATTCAACTGCCCTTCTCCGAAAACATCATCATTGAAACAGATGTTCTCTCGTTTGGATGATGAGAGGTTCTTTATACTAGTACCGAGTACTGAAACCTTATTACAGTTCCAGGATTTGGAGTCGGGTCTTGAGCTGGCAGAGCTTTGTTATCATTATGATTTTGTTGCATCTCATATCGTGGTAATAAAGGACCCTACTAAAGATGTTCCTGACCAGCGGTCTATTTATAATACGGATTTTACAACGCTGAATGGTAGGAAATTATCCATACGATATCGGAACAGCACAATTGTCACTGGTGATGGTTTTACAGAGAGACGGAAGATCactatcaaagaaatcaatcTCTTGCCAACTTTTAATGATTATTTGAAAGGCTCAAATTATACTCCCATTTTACATATAAGCATGCCTCTATGTGGTGACTTAGTCCCATTAGATGAGTTGCAGGTGTTTTCTAAAGTTGCTGGAAATAAGTATTCTAAGCAGGAACAAGCCCCACTTccatttgatgaagagCAGAAAAAGGTGTTATATTTTGAGCAAAGAATCCAGAGCATATCTGACGTAGCCGAACGAGTGGCATTGACTTTCCACCTGACAAAAGCAAGAATTAAAAAGGCAATAAGTGTGATTGGAATTCGAACCGAGTGGTTAAATACCCGAGATTCCATACGGCAGATCATCAGCTTGGACAAACGGTTAAACCACttagaagatttggatgCTATGATTTATGATTATGTTGAGTTGAAACTATTTACAGATATACAACAACAATTATCggaaattgttgaagacCAAGAGTTAGAGCACAGATTTGATTTTAAAGCTTTGAGGTCAATATCTTTGAACCAAGTACCTACTAACTTTTACCCAAAGGATGAAaaatcattttctttggctAGTGTCgtggaattggaaaaatctGTAAACGATGCATTAGAGTATCTCAAGAGcattgatttgaagacGACTCATTCCGGTAAACTCGAAGTTTTAAGTACTACAATGAGGCTTTTAAGCCGTGAAATAAATGGCATATCCACTGATGCAGATACATTGCTAAGCCTTTTCGTTCTTTTAATTTGTCGATCTCAAGTAACAGGCCTAGTGCGAACATTGACATACTTGACTAATTTCGAAATTAGCGAGACCTCAATTAAATTTGGACTTCAAGGATATGTTCTCTCTACTTTTGAGGCAGCATTATCCTTTTTCCATCAAGATACAGTGGACTCTCTAACCAAAAAGTGTgcttcaaacaaaaaaatatggGCTTCGATACAGAAGCATAGTAAAGTGGAAGCTGAATTGTtgtcttcaaatcttcgaATTCGTACAGACAGTGGAGAGTCGTTACTCTCCATTTGCATTCAATCGCATAATAATGAGGTGTTAACTACGTTGTTGGCTAATTTTGAAAGTGAATTCCCTTTAGAAGATATCCTCGACGATAGAGATTTCGCGTTATCGACGCTTCTAATACAGGCTCTACAAGTACAGAACTCTCAGGCCGCAGCGATTCTCTCTGAAAttatcttgaaatcttgtACCGAGTCTGAAGTAAGATCTTATCTAAACTCCCCAAACCTGCATAACAGGATCACAGCACATTATATTATGCAGGACATATCTTTGCTTGAATCAGTAGGTCGGTACTTCAATTGGGAACATAAAGACATAAATGGGCATACACCACTTTTCGCGGTTTTTCGAAGCTACGATGCAGTGAATtatgatgaaattgttaCAAAAGTTCTTGACCAAGTTGTCAAATGGTATGCAAATAACAATAAACCGTTTAATTTTAAAATTCACGAAGATCCTAAAGGCAATACGCTATTACATGTTATGAAAAGTGGTATTGAATCCCTTTTAAAACTTCCTGATGTTAACGTCAATAAACCAGATTCAAAAGGGTTGACACCGTTAATGATATATTCAAGATACAATCGAATCACAAACATCGAGACTATTATGAAAGATGAAAGGTTACTTTGTGATTTAGTCCAACAGCCACTAGTTATGACATCTCTCGACTTCACGAAAAATCCCAAAGTAACAAAGACTATACTTGATGCCACGTTTAATAGGGAACCCGTAGTTATCCATTCTTTgagatttgaagaaagaaaatggaagATTGGGATATTCTCTGAGGgaatattcaagaaatattcaTTGGACTTGATACAATACTATCTTCgttatttgaagattatGTACCCATGCAGCTTTCACCCAGTTCAACTTCTTACTAACGAGCTGAGACTTTTAGGAATATATGGGGTTCCCGGCGTCCTGAGATTGCAAAGTTATCATACATTCAAAAAGCTTGATATGCTCTTTAGTTATGTCAATACCCGTGGTAAGTTATGGTTAGgtaaagatgaagaagaactgAAAGTGTTATTAGACGTTCCTACACCCTACTTATCTGAGTCGGAACGGTTCATAAAGTTAGAACCGGAGGAGATAAACGGCATTCaaactttcttgaaatacAACCTAGCTGAGTTTCAGAAGCTGAGAAATTGTTTGattattttgaagaaacttgCGATAGTACAACAAATCAAACACAGAGATGTCATAACGATGCGAAACTCTTTCCTATCTTTGGGGAACCAAATGTCGCAAAAAGGTGTAGcaaaaagttttgaaaatacAAACTGCGCTTGGTCTTATGATCTTTCATATTATGAGTTTACTCGAAACTTGGAATATCTAGAGCACTCTGTTGTCACTTTACTTAATAACTTTGAGTCTCTTCTCGCAAAGACAACTTTATGGTGGAAACATTTTGGTGAATTAATGGAACTGAAGAAAGAgtggaagaaaaatttcCCAAATGACAAGGCGCCTCCTTCTTCAGCAAACAGAAATTTTATAGATACCTACATTGAAGGTAAAAGGTCTAAATTTAGGAATAAGTTATCCAATCAACTGAAAATGAGCTCTTTGAACCTTAAGAAAATTGGCGgtgaaatcaaaacaaCACATGAATCGATCGCAGTGGGGATAAATCTATTCATCGAATTCAAAGAGCAGTTTTACCACGATCATATCGTTAAATCCATAGttgatcaaagaatcaGGGAAAATAAACAAATCATGCAACAATTGATTGATACCATGAAAGGGCATGTTTAA
- the SGT2 gene encoding Sgt2p (similar to uniprot|Q12118 Saccharomyces cerevisiae YOR007C SGT2 Glutamine-rich cytoplasmic protein of unknown function contains tetratricopeptide (TPR) repeats which often mediate protein-protein interactions conserved in human and C. elegans), with product MSLSNKEIAALIVDFLSSSSSSVNEDYVDSLNVAIDCITEAFQFERDETDSLISGPFNGKKLPELLASAPSSGGVSGEPVKVHIPVEDAAAKAKAEELKLQGNKAMAAKKFDEAIEKYTAAIEVSPSNAVYYSNRAAAYSSLKQYEQAVKDAEQAIEVDPTYSKGFSRLGFAKYALNKPEEALDAYKKVLDIEGEKATDVMKRDYETAKKKVETSMNLEKSSTSASSEDVSDKSATEGPGAGAGGLPDLSSLLGGGGLGGGLGALLNNPQVMQAAEKMMQNPGLMQDMMSNPAMKQMANQFSSGGGMPDLSQMMNDPSIRDMAKNMFGGGNGSQQ from the coding sequence ATGTCCCTATCTAATAAGGAAATTGCTGCTTTGATTGTTGACTTTTTgtcatcatcgtcttcttcaGTAAACGAAGACTATGTTGATTCGTTGAATGTTGCCATCGACTGTATCACTGAGGCCttccaatttgaaagagatgAGACTGATTCTTTAATCTCTGGTCCTTTTAATGGCAAGAAATTACCTGAACTATTAGCCTCAGCTCCCTCTTCTGGAGGCGTTTCTGGTGAACCAGTGAAGGTTCATATTCCAGTTGAAGATGCAGCAGCTAAGGCCAAGGCTGAAGAATTAAAGCTACAGGGTAACAAGGCCATGGCTGCTAAGAAATTTGATGAGgctattgaaaaatacacTGCTGCTATCGAAGTTTCTCCATCTAACGCTGTTTACTACTCGAACAGGGCTGCAGcttattcttctttgaagcaGTACGAACAGGCCGTTAAGGACGCCGAGCAAGCTATTGAAGTTGATCCTACATATTCTAAGGGTTTTTCTAGACTTGGATTTGCGAAGTATGCTTTGAATAAGCCTGAAGAAGCTTTAGATGCTTACAAGAAGGTCCTAGATATCGAAGGGGAAAAAGCTACTGACGTTATGAAAAGAGATTACGAAACTgccaagaagaaggtaGAAACCTCAATGAACTTAGAGAAGAGCTCTACCAGCGcttcttctgaagatgTTTCTGACAAATCTGCGACTGAAGGTCCTGGTGCAGGCGCTGGTGGCTTACCAGATCTTTCAAGCTTGTTAGGTGGTGGCGGTCTAGGCGGTGGTTTAGGAGCACTGCTAAACAACCCTCAAGTTATGCAAGCCGCTGAAAAGATGATGCAAAATCCAGGTCTAATGCAGGATATGATGTCCAATCCAGCAATGAAGCAAATGGCCAACCAATTCTCATCTGGTGGCGGCATGCCAGATTTGAGTCAAATGATGAATGACCCATCTATTAGAGACATGGCCAAAAACATGTTTGGTGGCGGCAACGGCAGCCAGCAATAA